The following is a genomic window from Artemia franciscana chromosome 4, ASM3288406v1, whole genome shotgun sequence.
aaaacaaaaaaaagaaaatatgacaaATCATATTTGCAGTATGGCATCACATGCTCTTCTCACAACAATGAAGAACAACCAGTGTGCTTAATTTGCAAAGAAGTTTTGGCTGCAGAAAGCATGAAACCGTCAAAACTGCAACGACATTTGAATACTAAACATGCAACGTTATCAAAAAAGCCGATAGAATATTTTGAGCATctttttcaaacatcaaataaagaaaagaacatTTTGGAGAAGTATGTTACTTTGAATGATAAATATCTATTGGCATCGTATGAAGTTTCGTATTTGATAGCAAAAACGAAAAAGCCTTTTACtattggagagcaacttttACTACCTGCAGCTATAAGAATGTCTGAAATTGTTCATGGAAAACAGTATGCTgctgaaattagtaaaattccATTATCAAATTAAACTGTGTCCAAAAGAATTTCAGACATTAGCAATGATCAATTTCAACAGCTTCTTATGAGGCTTAAAGACAGCTCAAAGTTTGCAATACAACTGGACGAGTCGACAGACATTTCAAAAATGGCACAGTTGTTACTTTTTGTAAGATATATTTATGAGGGAAGCATTCATGAACATATACTGTTTTGTCGTCCTCTGGAAGGTCATACTCGtggaaaagatatatataaaaaagtaaatgagttttttgaaaaagaaggattAAATGGGAAAAATTGTGTTGGTGTGTGCACGGACGGTGCTGCAGCAATGACCGGACAAGATCTTGGTTTTACAGCATTTGTTAAAGCTGGAAATGATCATATTACATTTACACATTGTATGATTCACCGAGAGGCacttgttgttaaaaaaattgcacCAGAATTAAACACTGTGTTTTTTGATGCAGTCAAAATCATTAACTTTATTAAAAGTCGAGCACTTAATAGtcaattgtttaaaaatttgtgcaTTGATGTGGATTCGGATTATACA
Proteins encoded in this region:
- the LOC136025639 gene encoding protein FAM200B-like, encoding MDKWLIKLPTNKSATPSQPSCSASNPTSSKTKKRKYDKSYLQYGITCSSHNNEEQPVCLICKEVLAAESMKPSKLQRHLNTKHATLSKKPIEYFEHLFQTSNKEKNILEKYVTLNDKYLLASYEVSYLIAKTKKPFTIGEQLLLPAAIRMSEIVHGKQYAAEISKIPLSN
- the LOC136025642 gene encoding protein FAM200C-like, whose protein sequence is MAQLLLFVRYIYEGSIHEHILFCRPLEGHTRGKDIYKKVNEFFEKEGLNGKNCVGVCTDGAAAMTGQDLGFTAFVKAGNDHITFTHCMIHREALVVKKIAPELNTVFFDAVKIINFIKSRALNSQLFKNLCIDVDSDYTSLLLHAEVRWLTIKRSKFETIINFKR